GGTGCAGGACGTGCATAAGCAGCTCAAACGCATGCGTCGCGTCATCGCCTGGACCGGCGAGCGCGATACGCCAGTGACCATTTACACCTGGGTCGGGGCGGCAACGCGCTACCTCTTGCTCAAGCGCGGCGTCATCGGGAATGCCAAAATCAGTGCCGCAGAAGAAGAGGTGCTGCAGGGTGAAGTGGTGATCAAAGCCGAGTCGGCGGAACGCCACCACGCGATGGTGAACTTCTGGCGCACCACGCTGGCCTGTATGCTCGGTACGCTGTTCTGGCTGTGGACCGGCTGGACCTCCGGCAGCGGGGCGATGGTGATGATCGCCGTTGTTACCTCACTGGCGATGCGTCTGCCGAACCCGCGCATGGTCGCTATCGACTTCCTGTACGGCACGATAGCCGCTCTGCCGCTTGGGGCTTTCTATTTCCTGGTAATTTTACCCTCGACGCAGCAGAGCATGCTGTTGCTCTGTATCAGCCTTGCGGTCATGGCGTTCTTTATCGGTATCGAAGTGCAGAAACGTCGCCTGGGATCGCTGGGGGCGCTGGCGAGCACCATCAATATCCTCGTGCTGGATAACCCGATGACGTTCCACTTCAGCCAGTTCCTCGACAGCGCGTTAGGTCAACTGGTGGGCTGTTTCCTGGCGATGATGGTGATCCTGCTGGTGCGGGATAATTCGCAGGCGCGCACCGGTCGCGTGCTGTTAAACCAGTTCGTTTCGGCGGCCGTATCGTCGTTGACCACCAACACCGCGCGCCGTAAACAGAACCATCTGCCTGCGCTCTATCAGCAGCTGTTTTTACTGCTGAATAAATTCCCGGGCGACGTTGCCAAGTTCCGCCTGGCGTTAACCATGATCATCGCGCACCAGCGTCTGCGTAATGCGCCGGTGCCCATCAATGACGATCTCTCCAGCTTCCACCGTCAGCTTCGTCACACCGCCGATCATGTGCTCTCGGCGACCAGTGACGACAAACGTCGGCGTTACTTTAACCAGCTGCTTGAGGAGCTGGATATCTACCAGGAGAAGCTGCGGTACTGGGACGCGCCGCCGCAGGTGACCGAGCCGGTTGGGCGTCTGGTGTACATGCTGCATCGATATCAAAACGCACTAACCAATAGCTGACTACGTAAAAAG
This region of Enterobacter cancerogenus genomic DNA includes:
- the aaeB gene encoding p-hydroxybenzoic acid efflux pump subunit AaeB; translation: MGIFSIASQHLRFAVKLACAIVLALFVGFHFQLETPRWAVLTAAIVAAGPAFAAGGEPYSGAIRYRGMLRIVGTFIGCIAALTIIILMIRTPLLMLMVCCIWAGFCTWVSSLVKVENSYAWGLSGYTALIIIITIQAEPLLAPQFAVERCSEIVIGIVCAIVADLLFSPRSIKQEVDRELDALIVDQYKLMQLCIKHGDSEEVDNAWGGLVRRTTALEGMRSNLNMESSRWSRANRRLKAINTVALTLITQACETYLIQNTRPEVVTDTFRELFAEPVETVQDVHKQLKRMRRVIAWTGERDTPVTIYTWVGAATRYLLLKRGVIGNAKISAAEEEVLQGEVVIKAESAERHHAMVNFWRTTLACMLGTLFWLWTGWTSGSGAMVMIAVVTSLAMRLPNPRMVAIDFLYGTIAALPLGAFYFLVILPSTQQSMLLLCISLAVMAFFIGIEVQKRRLGSLGALASTINILVLDNPMTFHFSQFLDSALGQLVGCFLAMMVILLVRDNSQARTGRVLLNQFVSAAVSSLTTNTARRKQNHLPALYQQLFLLLNKFPGDVAKFRLALTMIIAHQRLRNAPVPINDDLSSFHRQLRHTADHVLSATSDDKRRRYFNQLLEELDIYQEKLRYWDAPPQVTEPVGRLVYMLHRYQNALTNS